A genomic window from Mobula hypostoma chromosome 14, sMobHyp1.1, whole genome shotgun sequence includes:
- the aprt gene encoding adenine phosphoribosyltransferase → MSAEQAEKLGLVRCSIRSFPDFPKRGILFQDINPLLKDPKAFTAVIDLFEDHLRKKFAQVELIVGLDARGFLFGPALAQRLGIGFVPIRKKGKLPGKIVSTCYQLEYGEDQIEIQADHVQPQQKVVIIDDVLATGGTMAAACNLMKKLGADILECLVVIEIKELKGLEKLNHVPFYSLVQF, encoded by the exons ATGAGCGCGGAGCAGGCGGAGAAGCTGGGGCTGGTGCGCTGCAGCATCAGGAGTTTCCCCGACTTCCCCAAGCGGGGCATCCTGTTTCA GGATATCAACCCCCTCTTGAAAGATCCCAAAGCCTTCACTGCTGTTATTGACCTGTTTGAAGATCATTTGAGAAAGAAATTTGCTCAGGTTGAATTAATTGTGG GTTTGGATGCTCGTGGATTTTTATTTGGTCCTGCTCTAGCTCAAAGACTTGGAATTGGCTTTGTACCAATAAGAAAGAAGGGGAAACTTCCTGGTAAAATTGTTTCCACATGCTATCAGCTTGAATATGGAGAG GATCAAATTGAGATACAAGCTGACCACGTGCAACCACAGCAGAAAGTTGTCATCATTGATGATGTGCTTGCAACTGGAG GTACCATGGCAGCTGCTTGCAATCTGATGAAGAAATTGGGAGCTGATATTCTTGAGTGCTTAGTAGTAATTGAAATTAAGGAACTGAAAGGATTAGAGAAACTGAATCATGTGCCTTTCTATTCACTGGTGCAATTTTAA